The following proteins are encoded in a genomic region of Hydra vulgaris chromosome 05, alternate assembly HydraT2T_AEP:
- the LOC136080248 gene encoding uncharacterized protein LOC136080248: MGTNQSNFFKLPKKLNKFTECSIAFRGPKIWNYLKKKEAKKDNMMVKPNTSITLCKTICKVELEIFEGFDVDDPVRVRRKSRQFLYEGRDEPIVSPEQNFRVSFFNRILDIAIQAINERFTQLSEYNELFGFLYNIGSKHFTDDELLKHCKDLQLALMSDGQSDINGVELWYEIKAIGRRLDTSNSDPKSVLKCIYTSNVVEVFPNLSIALRIQLTLPVTVASAERSFSKLKIIKSYFRSQMCQDRLVGLATISIEKEIADHLDIEDLVWT; this comes from the exons AACAAACcaatcaaatttctttaaattgccTAAGAAACTAAACAAGTTTACAGAGTGTTCAATAGCATTTCGCGGACCAAAAATAtggaactatttaaaaaaaaaagaagctaaaaaagataatatg ATGGTAAAGCCAAATACAAGCATAACTCTATGTAAAACTATATGTAAAG TTGAACTAGAAATTTTTGAAGGATTTGATGTGGATGATCCCGTACGCGTACGCAGAAAGAGTAGACAATTCCTATACGAAGGTCGTGATGAACCGATAGTATCACCAGAACAAAACTTCAGAGTATCTTTTTTCAATCGAATATTGGACATCGCAATTCAAGCAATAAATGAAAGATTTACGCAATTATCGGAATATAACGAGTTATTTGGGTTTCTTTACAATATCGGCAGCAAACACTTTACGGATGATGAGTTATTGAAACACTGTAAGGACTTGCAGTTAGCGCTTATGTCTGATGGCCAATCTGATATCAACGGGGTCGAACTTTGGTATGAAATTAAAGCTATTGGGAGACGACTTGATACTTCCAATAGCGATccaaaaagtgtattaaaatgtatttacacATCTAATGTTGTCGAAGTATTCCCAAACCTTTCGATAGCTCTTCGCATACAACTAACGTTACCAGTCACAGTTGCTAGTGCTGAAAGAAGCTTTTCAaagctgaaaataataaaatcctaTTTCAGATCACAAATGTGTCAAGATCGTTTAGTTGGTCTAGCTACGATTTCCATCGAGAAAGAAATTGCTGATCATTTGGACATAGAAGATTTGGTTTGGACATAG